The Desulfurobacterium indicum genome contains a region encoding:
- a CDS encoding LPS-assembly protein LptD — MKKFITALILVIFQIYNAFGQLQGPITLTADKIKGNVQSRIKAVGNVTVHFDNATIKGNLLSYDNKTKIITISGNVFIEQPPIKLWCSSLKYSIATKKAEFYKVEGEISPTDFIKAEKLVKVSDKLWFAYNGTYTPCCCCCERPDWSIEAKEFKIKTGESFKGKWVAFDILSVPVIISPAISGPIVEKRTTGFLVPKFGYIKDQGITIKQPFYIVLGRSADLTLTYEKRFRDGNGESAKLRYVLSPYSKGNLYYYRIDSGNETNWQLDFKHSYFKSDYSYGNIKINIVSSRNFFTENGTTDVETITQQYTKSDITYSHLWDHAILNANLVYLDSLDNSTDSIFQKLPEVNFYLMDIPIIKRLPLTFSINSDFTYFYRKVGFRGSRFNIEPSLRYTIFTGSLKNSFKLSNLISYYSISENGTENIYRSLWKYEEKHFSNYRFSTDNLTVSINPEISFNYVQSKNQNDIPDFDGTDVIEREKKITASLTTYFYKKEKQLAKLKIENGYNFYLEKEPWETWNMDVEVTPNSRLTLREHLELNGNTKEISKIDSYVNFAGKKISLWINHYRSFVKAEKNDYIRWGTTLHINRYLTFSYSQRYDLQYNFDRERQYTLSINRNCWKGNISYHWIKSFDGTISYQIMLRIDLLKLGGYQYKYEGITAE, encoded by the coding sequence GTGAAAAAATTTATAACTGCACTAATTCTTGTCATTTTCCAGATCTACAATGCTTTCGGTCAACTTCAGGGACCAATAACACTGACAGCCGACAAAATCAAAGGGAACGTTCAATCAAGAATAAAAGCGGTAGGAAATGTAACAGTGCACTTTGATAATGCAACCATTAAAGGGAATTTACTCTCCTACGACAACAAAACAAAAATTATAACTATCTCAGGAAACGTTTTTATAGAACAGCCGCCGATAAAATTGTGGTGTTCCAGCCTGAAATACAGCATTGCCACTAAAAAAGCAGAATTCTATAAGGTTGAAGGTGAAATATCTCCCACCGATTTTATAAAAGCCGAAAAACTGGTAAAAGTTTCCGACAAGCTCTGGTTTGCATATAACGGAACATATACTCCCTGTTGTTGCTGTTGTGAAAGACCGGATTGGTCAATAGAAGCAAAAGAGTTCAAGATAAAAACAGGGGAAAGCTTTAAAGGAAAGTGGGTGGCTTTTGACATCCTTTCTGTTCCCGTAATAATTTCACCTGCGATAAGTGGACCCATCGTCGAAAAAAGAACAACAGGTTTCTTAGTACCCAAATTCGGCTACATTAAAGATCAGGGTATAACGATAAAACAACCTTTTTATATAGTTCTGGGAAGAAGCGCCGATCTTACTCTAACCTACGAAAAACGCTTTAGAGACGGAAATGGTGAAAGTGCAAAGCTCAGATATGTCCTGTCACCATACAGTAAAGGTAATCTCTATTATTATCGAATAGATTCGGGAAATGAAACAAACTGGCAATTGGACTTCAAACACTCTTATTTTAAATCTGACTATTCCTACGGCAACATAAAAATAAACATCGTAAGCAGCAGAAATTTCTTTACTGAAAACGGAACCACAGACGTCGAAACAATCACTCAGCAATATACGAAATCAGACATAACTTACTCCCATCTATGGGATCACGCAATTCTAAATGCAAACCTCGTTTATCTGGATAGTCTTGACAATTCAACGGATTCTATCTTTCAAAAACTTCCAGAGGTTAACTTTTACTTAATGGACATTCCAATAATTAAAAGATTACCTCTAACCTTCAGCATTAACTCTGACTTTACATACTTTTACAGGAAAGTGGGATTTAGAGGAAGCAGATTCAACATTGAACCTTCGTTAAGATACACTATATTCACAGGAAGCCTGAAAAACAGTTTCAAGTTAAGTAACCTTATTTCTTATTACTCAATCAGTGAAAATGGAACAGAAAACATTTACAGAAGCCTGTGGAAATACGAAGAAAAGCACTTTTCCAATTACAGATTTTCAACGGACAACCTGACAGTTTCAATAAATCCCGAAATCTCCTTCAACTATGTTCAGAGTAAAAATCAAAACGATATCCCAGACTTTGACGGAACAGATGTGATAGAAAGAGAAAAGAAAATAACAGCTTCTTTGACTACTTACTTTTACAAGAAAGAAAAACAACTTGCAAAACTTAAAATTGAAAACGGATACAACTTCTACCTGGAAAAGGAACCTTGGGAAACATGGAATATGGACGTAGAAGTGACTCCAAATTCCAGATTAACATTAAGAGAGCACCTCGAATTAAACGGAAACACAAAGGAAATATCAAAAATTGATTCCTATGTAAACTTTGCTGGAAAAAAGATTTCCCTGTGGATAAATCATTATCGCTCTTTTGTAAAAGCAGAAAAAAATGACTACATTCGATGGGGAACAACCCTGCATATCAACCGCTATCTAACATTTTCATACTCTCAACGTTACGACTTACAATACAATTTTGACAGAGAAAGGCAATACACTTTGAGTATAAACAGAAACTGCTGGAAGGGCAACATCTCTTATCACTGGATAAAAAGTTTTGACGGAACAATAAGCTATCAAATTATGCTAAGAATAGATCTTCTAAAATTAGGAGGTTACCAGTATAAATACGAAGGTATAACTGCAGAATAG
- a CDS encoding ABC1 kinase family protein encodes MISIKERNRRVKDVTGALFFCSYEYLKAKVPGSFLRLGKLIFRRWKFLLDYPPPVRLRIALETLGPTYIKIGQMLSTRVDVFPEEYIKELEKLQDNVPPVPLDDILKVLGNMKEAFIEFSEKPIGSGSIAQVHTAVLKDGKKVAVKVIKPGVEGQIKKDVAILKLLVKKLSRFVKPLRDYRIPSIIEEFERVLLDEFDLTKEASYMEMFRKFAEEKEPRLVVPAVYWEYTNRNVLVSEFINGTKLTDLKNLEKFDRRKLAKDFVILVNRQIFELSVFHGDLHPGNIFVLDDGRLAFVDFGIIGRLSPDTFSAFFMFSYAVMKKDVDMIVEALKKVGAVGDNVNEQLLKRELLIFLDKYYNRPLSKIDAEKFFYEELAITRQFNVVLPEELLVLLKTVTHTESVARIICPDFTLPPVLQPYLKKLIPKFMLEDFRRRTMRAAAAYASLIENLPELLEKNLKKNRNEKREIPVLESSFILGFSIILATKPIMVPVYLLLAALYPFLKGGND; translated from the coding sequence GTGATTTCTATAAAAGAGAGAAACAGAAGGGTAAAGGATGTAACAGGTGCTCTGTTCTTTTGTAGTTATGAGTATTTGAAGGCCAAGGTTCCCGGTTCTTTTTTACGTCTTGGTAAATTGATATTTCGCAGGTGGAAATTTTTGCTTGATTATCCTCCTCCTGTTCGTTTAAGGATTGCTCTTGAGACTTTAGGGCCCACCTATATAAAGATAGGGCAGATGCTTTCTACGAGAGTTGATGTTTTCCCTGAGGAATACATAAAAGAACTTGAGAAGCTTCAGGATAATGTTCCTCCCGTTCCTCTTGATGATATTTTAAAAGTTCTCGGTAATATGAAAGAGGCTTTTATTGAATTTTCTGAAAAGCCTATAGGTTCCGGATCCATAGCCCAGGTTCATACTGCTGTTCTTAAAGATGGGAAAAAAGTTGCCGTAAAAGTAATAAAGCCTGGTGTTGAAGGTCAAATAAAAAAGGATGTTGCTATTCTTAAACTTCTGGTAAAAAAATTATCGAGATTTGTGAAGCCTTTAAGAGATTATCGAATTCCTTCAATTATTGAGGAATTTGAGAGGGTGTTGCTTGATGAGTTTGATCTTACAAAAGAGGCTTCTTATATGGAAATGTTTAGAAAATTTGCAGAAGAAAAGGAGCCGAGGCTTGTTGTTCCTGCAGTTTACTGGGAATACACCAACAGGAATGTTTTGGTTTCCGAGTTTATAAATGGAACGAAACTTACTGATCTTAAAAACCTGGAAAAATTTGATAGAAGAAAGCTTGCCAAAGATTTCGTGATTCTTGTAAATAGGCAGATTTTTGAACTTTCTGTTTTTCACGGGGATCTTCATCCAGGAAATATTTTTGTCCTTGATGATGGAAGGCTTGCTTTTGTTGATTTTGGAATTATTGGAAGGCTTTCACCGGATACATTTTCAGCGTTTTTTATGTTTTCGTATGCCGTTATGAAAAAAGATGTTGATATGATAGTCGAGGCTTTGAAAAAAGTTGGAGCGGTTGGCGATAATGTTAATGAACAGCTTTTAAAAAGGGAACTTCTTATTTTTCTTGATAAATATTACAACAGACCTCTTTCAAAAATAGATGCTGAAAAATTTTTTTACGAGGAACTTGCAATAACAAGGCAGTTCAATGTTGTTCTTCCAGAAGAGTTACTGGTTTTATTAAAGACGGTGACGCACACAGAATCCGTTGCAAGAATAATCTGTCCGGACTTTACGCTTCCTCCCGTCCTTCAACCTTACTTAAAGAAATTGATACCAAAATTTATGCTGGAGGATTTCCGTCGCAGAACAATGAGGGCAGCCGCAGCTTATGCGTCTTTAATAGAGAATCTTCCAGAACTTCTGGAAAAAAACTTGAAAAAAAATAGAAACGAAAAGAGGGAAATTCCTGTTCTGGAATCCTCATTTATTCTGGGATTTAGTATCATTCTTGCTACAAAACCCATAATGGTGCCGGTTTATCTTTTGCTTGCTGCTCTTTATCCGTTTTTGAAGGGAGGAAACGATTAA